One Synechocystis sp. LKSZ1 genomic window, ATTCGGGCCCATCTGGTGTTTCCCTTGCTCTGTGGTGAGCAACTCTGGGGCCTCCTCTGTCTACATCAATGTACTGACGTCCGCACTTGGCAAACATCGGAAATTGCCTTTGTCCAAGAAATTGCCACCCAATTGGCCATCGCCCTACAACAGGCCACCCTATTCCAGCGACTCCAGGCGGAACTCCAAGAACGGCAACGGGCAGAAGGGCAACTGCGGGAAGCCAACCAAAAACTAGCCGACAGCAACGCCGAATTGGCCCGGGCCACCCGCCTCAAGGATGAGTTTTTGGCCAATATGAGCCACGAACTGCGAACCCCCCTCAACGCCATTCTGGGATTATCTCAATCCCTACTGGAAAAAGTCCTAGGCGATCTCAGCGAGCGACAACAGCGTTCCATTGAGACCATCGAGCGGAGTGGTGAACACCTTCTATCTTTGATTAATGACATTCTGGACTTATCCAAAATTGAAGCCAACAAACTGGATCTAGAGCCGGGGGTCGTCAATTTAGCCCGAGTCTGCCAAGACAGTCTGCAATTGGTGCGGCAGTTGGCCCTAAAAAAACAGATCCGCCTCCAGCAAGAGATTCCCCCTGGAGAGATTAACTTTATGGCCAATGAACGTCGTCTCCAGCAAATTCTGCTGAATTTACTCAACAATGCTGTTAAATTTACCCCCCAGGGAGGGCAGGTCAGTTTGCGGGTGACTCAAGAAATCTTAGAGCACCAAGCCTGGCTGATTTTTGCGGTAAAAGATACGGGCATCGGCATTAGCCCGGAAGACCAGGGCAAACTGTTTCAGTCTTTTGTGCAGGTCGATAGCAGTCTCAATCGTCAGTATGAAGGCACGGGCTTGGGGTTGGCCCTGGTCAGACGTTTGGCAGAACTCCACGGAGGCCGGGTCAGCGTCGAGAGTGCCATAGGGGCAGGGAGTTGTTTCCGGGTTTATCTCCCCTATCGTCCTGCTCGGTTGGAGTGCCCCTTGATGACGGATCATGTTTCTAGTACAAACTCCGGCGGAGAAACGGTTACTGGCTCTAAAGTCTCTTCTCCTCAGGAGTCTGCTTTGGTTCTCATTGCCGAGGACAATCCGGACAATATCGAAAGTCTCAAGAGTTATTTGGAATACAAAGGTTATCGTCTTATGTTTGCCAAAGATGGTCGTCAGGCCATCACCATGGCCCAGCAGAAAAAACCGGATCTGATTTTAATGGATATTCAAATGCCAGGGATGGATGGCATCGTTGCCACCCAGGAGATTCGAGCATTGCCAGGGATGGCAGATATTCCGATTGTGGCTTTGACGGCCCTGGCCATGCCGGGGGATAAGGAACGCTGTCTGGCGGCGGGTATGAATGATTACGTCAGTAAACCTATCCGTCTCAAGGCCTTATTAACCACCATGGAAAAGCTCCTCTGTGCCTAATCCTGCCGCTTTAATTTTCTTCCGGTCTACCATGTCCATTCGTACCCAAATTATCTACGGTTATCTGCTCACCCTCGGTTTGGCCCTGGGGGGGTCAGGGGTGGGCCTGGTTCTGGGCAATATCTACCAACGACAGGCCCTGCAAATCCGTCAACAGGCCTCCTTAGAGCGGCAATTGCTGACCACATTGCAGATCAATATTCTCTACAATCGGCCAGCCAAGCAGTTAACCCCCCATGTGAAAAATCCAGCCCGGTTTCGCCAAGAGAGTCAGGCCCTCCAGGAGCGAGTGGCCAAGATCCAGGCCCTGTTGCAATCCCCCGCTGCCACCGAGATTAAACTCCAGCCCGAACTTGAACCCAAACTCGTGGCCTATCGTCAATCCCTGGCCCAATTTACTGTCAAGCTCAATCAATTTGTTGAGCAGGCCTTGCCCCTTACCCAGCAGGCTCAGGGGGCCGAAAAGGCTCAGGAATTGGTGGTGGATTTGGTCAAAAGTCCTGAATTTGTCGCCTTTATTGAATTTCCTGACCAACTAACGGCCTTTAGTCAACGGGCGGAAGAACAGGAACAGAAAAGTGAACAGGCCCTGCAACAGGCCGAGCGACTCCGTACCCAAATCATTGTGGCTAGTCTATTGGCGGCGCTCGCCGTGGCCCTGCTCGTGGCCTTTTATACCAGTGACCGCATTGCCCGTCCCATCCAAACGCTGACGGCAACCACCCAGCGGATAACAGCGGAGGGAAATTTTGATTTAGAAGTCCCGGTGGGGAATCGGGATGAAGTGGGACTACTGGCCCAGTCCTTCAACCAACTAATCCAGCAGGTGAAAAGTCTGTTGGCGACTCAACAGCATTACCTAGCGGAAATGGAACAGGCCAAGACCGCCGCCGAGGTGGCTAACCAGGCCAAGAGTCAGTTTTTGGCTAATATGAGCCACGAACTCCGCACCCCCTTGAACGGCATTTTGGGCTATACGCAAATTTTGTTCCGCAGTGGCCTGTCGGCAACCCAGGAACGGGGCCTGATCATCATCGAGCAATGTGGCCAGCATCTCCTGGCCCTGATTAACGATGTCCTGGATCTGGCCAAGGTAGAAGCGGGCAAACTGACGGTCAATGCCAAAGCCTTTCATTTGCCGTCCCTACTAGAGGGCGTGGCGGAAATTACCCGCATCCGAGCCGAACAAAAACACATCGGTTTTGACTACCTGGCCCGGTCTACCCTCCCCCAGGGCATTGTCGGGGATGAAAAACAACTCCGACAGATCTTGCTTAACCTCCTCAGTAATGCGGTCAAATTTACCGACCAGGGAAAAGTCTGTTTAACGGTAGAGGCTGAACCCGTCGCAGGGAATGGGCAAGCTTCCTCAGTCCGCCTGAGTTTCACCATACAAGATACCGGTCTGGGCCTCTCCCCGGAGCAAATAGAGCACATCTTTAAACCTTTTGAGCAGGTTGG contains:
- a CDS encoding ATP-binding protein, coding for MSIRTQIIYGYLLTLGLALGGSGVGLVLGNIYQRQALQIRQQASLERQLLTTLQINILYNRPAKQLTPHVKNPARFRQESQALQERVAKIQALLQSPAATEIKLQPELEPKLVAYRQSLAQFTVKLNQFVEQALPLTQQAQGAEKAQELVVDLVKSPEFVAFIEFPDQLTAFSQRAEEQEQKSEQALQQAERLRTQIIVASLLAALAVALLVAFYTSDRIARPIQTLTATTQRITAEGNFDLEVPVGNRDEVGLLAQSFNQLIQQVKSLLATQQHYLAEMEQAKTAAEVANQAKSQFLANMSHELRTPLNGILGYTQILFRSGLSATQERGLIIIEQCGQHLLALINDVLDLAKVEAGKLTVNAKAFHLPSLLEGVAEITRIRAEQKHIGFDYLARSTLPQGIVGDEKQLRQILLNLLSNAVKFTDQGKVCLTVEAEPVAGNGQASSVRLSFTIQDTGLGLSPEQIEHIFKPFEQVGDRQRQAEGAGLGLAISQAMVQLMGGEITVESQPGQGSCFRFSIVCPVEADWAQAQAQTHQGKIIGYEGEPRQILVVDDRWENRAVLVTFLTMLGFEVREADNGQTALAQLQQHRPDLIISDLKMPVMSGIEFLQQLRADPGLDAISVIISSASAFESDRQRSLKLGAKAFLPKPIQANELYQTLAEVLNLTWRYETSPPGDNLPTAETAISPVLPPVEKLQAWLTYAMTGQLHDLGDALAQQASQNPPYHRFIHQLQSQVNTFQLLEIRRSLQVALASLTVTSEEETQP